In Bombina bombina isolate aBomBom1 chromosome 6, aBomBom1.pri, whole genome shotgun sequence, a single genomic region encodes these proteins:
- the HAND1 gene encoding heart- and neural crest derivatives-expressed protein 1, producing MNLIGSYQHHHMMPEPFIFTPGSRCHQERPYFQGWVLNPGEVSPDFATQPPYSPEYGAVGPSQANSRMETLGGRLGRRKGLPPKKERRRTESINSAFAELRECIPNVPADTKLSKIKTLRLATSYIGYLMDVLAKDTEPGATEGFRADLKKVDVRESKRKKDQQNEGLWGSVPPTGEKKLKGRTGWPQQVWALELNP from the exons ATGAACCTCATTGGGAGTTATCAGCACCATCACATGATGCCTGAACCCTTCATATTCACACCAGGCTCAAGATGTCACCAGGAAAGACCTTATTTCCAGGGATGGGTGCTCAATCCTGGAGAGGTGTCCCCAGATTTTGCAACTCAACCGCCTTATAGCCCAGAATATGGTGCAGTGGGACCTTCTCAAGCAAACAGCCGCATGGAAACCCTTGGAGGTAGGCTCGGCAGAAGGAAAGGATTGCCCCCCAAGAAGGAAAGGAGAAGAACTGAGAGCATCAACAGTGCGTTTGCCGAGCTCAGAGAGTGTATCCCCAACGTTCCTGCAGACACCAAACTCTCCAAAATCAAGACTTTAAGGCTGGCTACTAGCTATATTGGCTATCTAATGGATGTGCTGGCCAAGGACACTGAACCTGGGGCCACTGAAGGCTTTAGGGCTGATCTAAAGAAAGTGGATGTCAGGGAGAGCAAACGAAAAAAGGACCAG CAAAATGAAGGATTGTGGGGTTCAGTTCCCCCTACAGGGGAAAAGAAATTAAAAGGAAGGACTGGTTGGCCTCAGCAAGTTTGGGCCTTAGAACTGAATCCTTAA